A window of Blautia argi genomic DNA:
ATGTGACCCCCCAGTATTTATCTCGGCTGTTTCGCCGCTTTCTGGGCTGTTCTGCTTATGAATATCTCACCACCTACCGGATTAACAAGGCAAAAGAGCTTCTACTTGTGGAAAGCAGCCTGGAAATACAGGAAATCGCCATTCGCACAGGCTTTTCCGACACCAGCCACTTTATTGCCATGTTTAAGAAAGCATCAGGACTTACGCCCGGAGAGTTCCGCAGAACCAATGGATAAATTGCAGACAATATTTTCCGCCTGGATTAAGTCATATCAGCGGAATCTTTTTTAAAAGGCTGTCACATGATACGCACTCCAGAATGATATGTGTATCATGCAACAGCCTTTTTACTTCAATCTTCTTTTATTTTCCCTCATATTCCTGAATGACATGTTCAATACGCTGCTTCACCTCTGCAGCAATCTCTACAGTCTTCATGTCCTTATATTCCTCATAAAGCATTGGCTTTAAAATATGTACCTGCACCTTAATCTTCTCAATGGATTTGGTATCAAAAGACTTATAGGAATCAATCAGCGCCACTGGCACAATGGGGCATTTGGCCTTTGTGGCGCTTTTAAAGCTGCCTCCCTTAAACTCGTGAACAGCATTAGGATTTTTCGTTCTGGTTCCCTCTGGGAAAATCAGATAATTGCGCCCGGACTCCACTTCCTTTGCTACCTGCTGAATGACCTTCATAGACTGTCTTACGTCCTCCCGGTCAATGGCATATGCCTTCATACAGGCAAAAACCTGCTTCAGAAAAGGAATATTCTGCACCTCTTTTTTCATAACCACGGAAAAAGGTCTGGGACACGCCTGCATAATGGCAAGTACATCAAACAGTCCCTGATGATTTGGAAAAAACATAAATCCGTCCTTTTCGGGAATATTTTCCTGCCCGTGAATATCAATGACAATACGCCCTCCCTTAATCGCGCGCCGGTCAATGAAACGAAGCATTTTGTACCGTTCTTCTTCTGTATATTTTTCCGTATGCTTTGCGTAATAGCACAATTTAAACCACATAACAGGCACCAGCAAAATGTTGTATGCCACCATGAGTAATATTCTTTTCACTGTCTTCTCCTCTGCCTGGTACAGCAAATAAACGCTTCAGCAATGCCATACAAGGATTATTTATTCTTTGCTTTACCGGATACTTCCTTGAACTTATTCTGCAGACTGTTTTCGTATTTTGGATTCTTGCGGATAAAGGTTTCATACTGCTGTTCGTATTCCCTGTATTCCTCTGTCTTTACAAACTTTTTGTATGCTTCTCTGGACGCCTTGCTCATCTTATCAGTCACGTCCTTTGCAGGAACTACAAAGTAATCCTTGTCCTTTTCCTGTACAAAATAAAAGGCAAGGGCAGGTACCTCCTGGGTTTCTTTTTTAAGCTCTACCTCGTAGTTGTACCACACATACACAAGATCTCTCTTTTCAAAACTACCAAGAATATCCGCTTTTTCAAACTTCACATCTTTTGCCGCATGGGCTTCAAAATATTTCATGTTATAGTTTATTTCTTTTTTCACTGCACTGTCTGTTTTTTTATCCGGGTCAAATCCAAAACACTTTTTGACTGCTTTTTCGTCCTGATTCTGATATGCACTGATAAGAGATTTTACCACAGCCTCCGGAGTCTTATGACTGACCTTTGTACTGCAGCCTGTGAGCAAGAATACTGCACACAGAACTGCACATAATACCTTCCCTCTTATTTTTCTCATCTGTATACTCTCCTAACTTTCCTCAGGCCTTTAAGCCGCTTACTCCTGCTCTGTTGTTTCCCCTTCTGCCTCTTCTGCAGATATTTCCCCGGCTGCCTCCTGTAGTATTTCCTTCTCAGACTCTTCTTCCTTATCCCTTACCTTTGCAATACTTGCAACGGTGATATTGTCCTTCAAATCCATAAGCTTCACGCCGGAAGTAATTCTGCCGAGAATAGAAATACTGTCGCATTCCAGACGGATAATAATTCCCTCTGTAGTAATCATCATAATTTCATTGCCGCTGTTTACAGCCTTAACGCCAATGACATTTCCTGTTTTTTCTGTAATTTTGTAACATTTTACACCCTTACCGCCACGGTTCTGACGTGTAAATTCTCCTATAGAGGTTCTCTTTCCAAGCCCATTCTCAGATACAATCAACAGATAATCTCCCTGGCAGGTGAGCTGCATGCCGATAACCTCATCTTCTTCCATGAGATTAATACCGCGCACACCCATGGAAACTCTTCCTGTACTTCTAACATCATTTTCATTAAAGCAAATGCACTGTCCAAATTTTGTTACCAGGATAATATCCTTTTTGTTATCTGTAAATTTCACTTCAATCAGCTCATCATCTTCCCGAAGAGAAATAGCTGCAAGACCTGTTTTTCTCACATTTGCATAATCCTCAATCGGCGTCTTTTTCACCAGACCGTTTCTGGTTGCCATGAAGAGATAGCTGCCCTTCTTAAATTCTCGAATTGGAATCACAGCTGTAATTTTTTCGTCCGGCTGTAACTGCAGAAGGTTGATAATAGCTGTTCCCCTTGCAGTACGGCTTGCCTCCGGGATTTCGTATGCCTTAATTCTGTACACCCTTCCCATATTAGTAAAAAACATGAGGAAATGATGGGTTGTGGTCATAAGAAGTTCTTCTATATAGTCATCGTCAATAGTGGACATACCCTTGATTCCCTTGCCGCCTCTGTTCTGACTGCGGAAATTATCTACGGTCATACGCTTGATATAACCCAGCTTTGTCATAGCAATCACAGTGTTTTCTCTTGGAATCAAATCCTCCATGGAAATATCAAATTCATCGTATCCAATGGCAGTTCTTCTGTCATCGCCGTATTTCTCTGCAATGGCAAGGATTTCCTCACGGATAACGCGAAGCAGCAGGTGTCTGTCTTCCAGAATTGCCTTTAACTCTCTGATTTTAATCTGCAGATCATTAAATTCCTTTTCCAGACGTTCTCTCTCCATACCGGTAAGCTGATAAA
This region includes:
- a CDS encoding lysophospholipid acyltransferase family protein, with translation MKRILLMVAYNILLVPVMWFKLCYYAKHTEKYTEEERYKMLRFIDRRAIKGGRIVIDIHGQENIPEKDGFMFFPNHQGLFDVLAIMQACPRPFSVVMKKEVQNIPFLKQVFACMKAYAIDREDVRQSMKVIQQVAKEVESGRNYLIFPEGTRTKNPNAVHEFKGGSFKSATKAKCPIVPVALIDSYKSFDTKSIEKIKVQVHILKPMLYEEYKDMKTVEIAAEVKQRIEHVIQEYEGK